A region of Cloacibacillus sp. DNA encodes the following proteins:
- a CDS encoding DMT family transporter produces MKSSNYWRGATLALFAAVCWGIISPVAKVLAAAGINLMTVMVFRALLTMTVTGLWLFFTNGRKLFQLDRDELRFYFISGVLSVALAGGGFLQSLEYLTVAEGLIIHYTFPLGAIIGSLFITRERPTLLQIIAGLLIVAGVFTGMGGSMTALASMSVPGVLWGIVAVIGMSGQALVTRRYSLTHDMDELRLLFFSNMVGFTLLFLFKSAFYGWADTAFFTLPLLSLMTLQACTGSVIAYWAFFAALKYIPAAMASLLCTLEMVIAVGLTAVFVHQMPSTHEVLGCAIILVALVCATVRPKAK; encoded by the coding sequence ATGAAGTCTTCCAACTATTGGCGCGGAGCCACGCTCGCCCTCTTTGCGGCAGTTTGCTGGGGCATTATAAGCCCTGTCGCAAAAGTGCTTGCCGCCGCGGGCATAAACCTGATGACCGTGATGGTCTTTAGAGCGCTGTTAACAATGACGGTCACTGGGCTGTGGTTATTTTTTACAAACGGGCGAAAACTCTTCCAACTTGACCGCGATGAACTGCGCTTTTATTTCATATCCGGCGTGCTCTCCGTGGCGCTTGCCGGCGGAGGATTTCTGCAGTCTTTGGAATATCTCACCGTGGCTGAGGGGCTTATAATCCACTACACCTTTCCGCTTGGTGCAATAATAGGTTCGCTCTTCATAACACGAGAACGGCCGACTCTGCTTCAAATAATCGCGGGCCTGCTCATTGTCGCCGGAGTCTTTACAGGAATGGGCGGAAGCATGACGGCGCTTGCCTCGATGTCTGTGCCTGGTGTGCTGTGGGGGATCGTCGCGGTCATTGGGATGTCCGGCCAGGCGCTTGTAACGCGGCGCTACTCGCTTACGCATGACATGGACGAATTGCGGCTGCTCTTTTTTTCAAACATGGTAGGCTTTACGCTGCTCTTTCTTTTCAAATCCGCCTTTTACGGATGGGCGGACACCGCCTTCTTCACACTGCCTCTTTTGTCGCTCATGACGCTGCAGGCCTGCACCGGGAGCGTCATCGCCTATTGGGCGTTCTTCGCTGCGCTGAAATATATCCCCGCCGCGATGGCAAGCCTTCTCTGCACGCTGGAAATGGTGATAGCCGTCGGGCTCACCGCGGTCTTTGTCCATCAGATGCCCTCCACGCATGAGGTCCTGGGCTGCGCTATCATCCTGGTAGCGCTCGTCTGCGCGACCGTGAGGCCAAAGGCCAAATAA
- a CDS encoding EFR1 family ferrodoxin (N-terminal region resembles flavodoxins. C-terminal ferrodoxin region binds two 4Fe-4S clusters.) has protein sequence MKIKNIVSLYFSPTSSTHRVLSEIAGRMPWPAQELDITDYSANDGEYRLSADELLLAGVPVYGGRVPAAAAHRIRNVRGSGGPAVIVAVFGNRDYDDALIELKDILEEQGFCVTAALAAVAEHNIMRSVARGRPDARDITAIDEFAARVVSKIEAASAGALMPVEVKGGRPYCQYNGAPLKPSADASCTKCGICADGCPVAAIPHDAPETTDEARCITCMRCIDQCPSHSRSLNKQMHAMAEKAFAMKNAERKEPEMFL, from the coding sequence ATGAAAATAAAAAATATTGTTTCATTATATTTCAGCCCGACCAGCTCTACGCACCGGGTGCTCTCTGAGATCGCAGGCCGGATGCCGTGGCCCGCGCAGGAGCTTGATATCACGGATTATTCTGCAAATGACGGTGAATATCGTCTGTCAGCGGACGAACTGCTGCTTGCTGGAGTGCCGGTCTATGGCGGGCGCGTTCCGGCGGCCGCGGCGCACAGGATAAGAAATGTTCGCGGAAGCGGTGGGCCGGCGGTCATCGTCGCGGTCTTCGGCAACCGTGACTACGACGACGCTCTGATTGAGCTTAAGGATATTCTTGAGGAGCAGGGTTTTTGTGTGACTGCGGCGCTTGCCGCGGTCGCTGAGCACAATATAATGCGTTCCGTCGCGCGCGGGCGTCCCGACGCGCGGGATATCACGGCAATCGACGAGTTTGCCGCGCGCGTAGTTTCAAAAATCGAAGCCGCCTCCGCAGGCGCCCTTATGCCGGTCGAGGTGAAGGGCGGGCGTCCGTATTGTCAGTACAACGGCGCGCCGCTGAAACCGTCGGCGGACGCCTCATGCACAAAGTGCGGCATCTGCGCGGACGGCTGTCCTGTCGCCGCCATTCCCCACGACGCACCAGAGACGACGGACGAGGCGCGTTGCATAACCTGTATGCGCTGCATAGACCAATGTCCGTCGCATTCGCGTTCGCTCAATAAACAGATGCACGCTATGGCTGAAAAGGCCTTTGCCATGAAGAACGCAGAGCGCAAAGAGCCGGAGATGTTCCTCTAA
- a CDS encoding homoserine dehydrogenase, protein MVRVIKFCMAGFGNVGVRFAQLLLEKKDELARDYGVEMRMTGICTRSKGALIDPNGLDIAGVLAMNEKLGRFDDASPAFRKMETAQMIAAADAELLLELTTLSIGDGEPATGYIKAAFARGMDVITANKGPEAWHFDELAALAKQLGRKYLYETIVMDGTPIFNFVKYTLRGCKIDKIRGILNGTSNFVLHAMETGSSFDEAIKEAQRMKMAEADPSMDIDGWDGTAKICSLANIVMGAKLTPKDAEVQSIAPVTVREMKEAADRGLRIKYVCTAERRDGKVHVSVKPELLAADDRLVQVDGASAAVTFFTDLAGELTIVQTDPTILQTAYGVYSDLLTLVSEG, encoded by the coding sequence ATGGTACGAGTCATCAAATTCTGTATGGCGGGCTTTGGGAATGTAGGGGTGCGCTTTGCGCAGTTGCTTTTGGAGAAAAAGGACGAGCTGGCGCGCGATTACGGCGTTGAGATGAGAATGACGGGAATATGCACGCGTTCCAAGGGCGCGCTCATCGACCCAAACGGGCTGGACATAGCGGGCGTGCTTGCAATGAACGAAAAGCTGGGACGCTTTGACGACGCAAGCCCCGCCTTCCGCAAAATGGAGACCGCTCAAATGATAGCCGCGGCTGACGCGGAGCTCTTGCTTGAACTGACGACGCTCTCCATCGGCGACGGCGAGCCCGCAACCGGATATATAAAGGCGGCGTTCGCGCGCGGAATGGACGTCATTACCGCAAACAAAGGGCCGGAGGCGTGGCATTTCGACGAGCTTGCGGCGCTTGCAAAGCAGTTGGGCCGAAAATACCTTTACGAGACGATAGTGATGGACGGCACTCCGATTTTTAATTTTGTAAAATACACGCTCCGCGGCTGTAAGATAGACAAGATCCGCGGCATTTTAAACGGAACCAGCAATTTTGTGCTTCACGCAATGGAGACAGGCAGCTCTTTTGATGAGGCCATAAAAGAGGCGCAGCGCATGAAGATGGCCGAGGCCGACCCCTCGATGGACATTGACGGCTGGGACGGCACGGCGAAGATATGTTCGCTTGCGAACATCGTGATGGGAGCGAAGCTCACGCCCAAAGACGCGGAGGTGCAAAGCATAGCGCCCGTGACGGTACGCGAAATGAAAGAGGCGGCAGACCGCGGTCTGCGCATCAAATACGTCTGCACAGCGGAACGCCGCGACGGAAAAGTCCACGTCTCTGTAAAGCCCGAGCTTCTTGCGGCTGACGACAGGCTGGTGCAGGTGGACGGGGCGTCGGCCGCCGTAACATTTTTCACAGACCTTGCCGGAGAGCTGACGATAGTGCAGACAGATCCCACCATACTACAGACGGCTTATGGAGTTTACAGCGACCTGCTGACGCTGGTAAGCGAAGGATAG
- a CDS encoding hemolysin III family protein translates to MEKDKREVTSSVTHLAGAVLAAAGTLHLSVNAFACGAAAFASVLIFGVSMVLLYLASSIYHWSCAVRAQAAGMLQRLDHMAIFMLIAGTYTPICVIMLGYPIGYIMLALVWSVAALGFVMKIFWMHAPVWLSCSLYVAMGWIAAFFIVPIMHALSWGSLAWLAAGGLLYTAGAVIFGLERPRLNFSWFGPHELFHLFVMGGSVCHFITIWNCVA, encoded by the coding sequence TTGGAAAAGGATAAACGAGAGGTGACAAGTTCCGTTACGCATTTGGCGGGCGCGGTGCTTGCCGCGGCGGGAACGCTGCACCTTTCTGTCAACGCGTTTGCCTGCGGGGCCGCGGCCTTTGCCTCCGTGCTTATCTTTGGCGTGAGCATGGTGCTGCTCTACTTGGCAAGCTCGATCTATCACTGGAGCTGCGCGGTGCGCGCGCAAGCCGCCGGAATGCTCCAGCGGCTTGACCACATGGCGATTTTTATGCTGATCGCCGGCACCTATACACCCATTTGCGTCATTATGCTCGGCTACCCCATCGGGTACATAATGCTTGCGCTCGTCTGGAGCGTAGCAGCTCTTGGGTTCGTTATGAAAATATTCTGGATGCACGCTCCCGTGTGGCTCTCCTGCTCGCTCTATGTGGCGATGGGGTGGATAGCCGCCTTTTTCATCGTGCCAATAATGCACGCTCTTTCGTGGGGAAGTCTCGCGTGGCTTGCGGCGGGCGGCCTGCTTTATACGGCGGGCGCGGTTATTTTCGGACTTGAACGTCCGAGGCTGAATTTTTCGTGGTTCGGGCCGCACGAGCTCTTCCACCTTTTTGTGATGGGCGGCTCCGTCTGTCATTTCATTACAATCTGGAACTGTGTCGCGTGA
- a CDS encoding YoaK family protein codes for MMAARRISESLRIALLLAVAGGFLDAYTYVLRGGVFANAQTGNIVLLGISLFEANLGAAFRYLIPIAAFAAGIFTTECVRERFSHFTPLHWRQLILVIECAALTAVAFISEQHNIVANAAVSFVCSLQVESFRKVHGSPYATTMCTGNLRSAAENLFNYMIHKEPENFYAARNYFIIIGTFVTGAGVGALAAKICGHGSVLFAAALLAAAAVIMFKEKETA; via the coding sequence ATGATGGCCGCACGCCGAATTTCCGAATCCCTGCGCATAGCGCTGCTGCTTGCAGTGGCGGGAGGATTTTTGGACGCATATACCTACGTTCTGCGGGGCGGCGTATTCGCTAACGCGCAGACGGGCAATATCGTACTGCTGGGCATAAGCCTCTTTGAGGCGAACTTGGGCGCGGCCTTCCGCTACCTGATACCCATCGCGGCCTTCGCCGCCGGCATCTTTACCACGGAATGCGTCAGAGAACGGTTCAGCCACTTTACGCCTCTGCACTGGCGTCAGCTCATCCTGGTGATAGAGTGCGCGGCCCTCACCGCCGTGGCTTTCATTTCAGAGCAGCACAACATCGTGGCAAACGCGGCCGTCTCATTCGTCTGCTCGCTGCAGGTGGAAAGCTTTCGCAAGGTGCACGGCAGCCCCTACGCCACCACAATGTGCACAGGCAACCTGCGCAGCGCCGCTGAAAACCTGTTCAACTATATGATCCACAAAGAGCCGGAAAATTTTTACGCGGCCAGAAACTATTTTATTATCATAGGGACCTTCGTTACAGGCGCCGGCGTTGGCGCACTCGCCGCAAAGATATGCGGGCACGGCTCCGTGTTATTTGCCGCGGCCCTGCTGGCAGCCGCCGCCGTAATAATGTTCAAAGAAAAAGAGACGGCGTAA
- a CDS encoding pyridoxal phosphate-dependent aminotransferase yields MKYVRMAIEKESPEQFGYEKIKNNLTETSVRDRNIKDLGIVLDDILLPYGDHLGDPRLREIIAQQSGIADPDCVIVTAGAASALFLIASSQLEPGSHMIVARPNYGTNIATPEAIGAEVSYLDQKFEEGFRVDAEKLASMIRPDTKYISLTNPHNPTGTMMSLDELKRVIAIAEKHNVWLLVDETYRDMFKDERLPVSASLSKKVISISSLSKTYGIPGIRIGWIVCQDKEMIETLIAAKEQVCIGGSVVDEYIGYVALSQKAEWIKENDAHIAKHFAIVKEWIEGDELLEWVEPRGACTCFPRVKPEVAVDVENFYKLMNDKYGTYVGPGHWFGYDDRYMRIGYGWPKTEELKAGLAGISAALREAVK; encoded by the coding sequence ATGAAATATGTACGCATGGCGATCGAAAAGGAATCTCCTGAGCAGTTCGGATATGAGAAGATCAAAAACAATCTGACCGAAACTTCGGTGCGCGACCGCAATATCAAGGACCTTGGGATCGTGCTTGACGACATCCTGCTGCCCTACGGGGATCATCTTGGCGACCCGCGTCTTAGGGAAATAATCGCACAACAGTCCGGCATTGCCGACCCTGACTGCGTTATTGTAACGGCGGGCGCGGCCTCTGCGCTCTTTCTCATCGCGTCGTCCCAGCTTGAGCCGGGCAGCCACATGATAGTGGCGCGTCCCAACTACGGCACGAACATTGCTACGCCAGAGGCCATCGGCGCGGAGGTCAGCTATCTGGATCAGAAGTTTGAGGAGGGATTCCGCGTTGACGCAGAAAAGCTCGCGTCGATGATACGCCCGGATACAAAATATATTTCACTGACAAACCCGCACAACCCCACCGGCACGATGATGTCGCTTGACGAGTTAAAGCGCGTCATAGCGATAGCCGAGAAACACAATGTCTGGCTGCTCGTTGACGAGACCTACCGCGACATGTTCAAAGACGAGAGGCTGCCCGTTTCCGCGTCGCTTTCAAAAAAAGTCATATCAATTTCGTCGCTCTCAAAGACCTACGGCATTCCCGGCATCCGAATCGGCTGGATCGTCTGCCAGGACAAAGAGATGATCGAAACGCTAATTGCGGCTAAGGAACAGGTCTGCATCGGCGGCAGCGTCGTAGACGAATATATCGGCTATGTCGCGCTCTCGCAGAAGGCGGAGTGGATAAAGGAAAACGACGCGCATATCGCAAAACATTTCGCCATCGTCAAAGAATGGATAGAGGGCGACGAACTGCTTGAATGGGTGGAGCCGCGCGGCGCCTGTACCTGCTTCCCGCGCGTAAAGCCGGAAGTTGCGGTCGACGTCGAAAATTTCTACAAACTGATGAACGACAAATACGGGACCTATGTCGGCCCCGGCCACTGGTTCGGTTATGACGACCGCTACATGAGGATAGGCTACGGCTGGCCAAAAACGGAAGAACTGAAGGCGGGGCTTGCCGGAATATCCGCCGCGCTTCGTGAGGCGGTAAAATAG
- a CDS encoding GGDEF domain-containing protein encodes MVDFFLKNKNKTNHNTDKKDVSIHSSNYLRSKYVLAFVAILEVLMLILCFAQFDNYHLQYRNIYAFMYFFLFTVTSSGFFILIINKNLEDKPKSVNTFVVIFAEIFLLWGAALSILDNILYAHLVVFATNLMFCSTAFIIRPKTFIKIILLPVAVIFIALPYTQPSTMLLFGNYINASILIFASIMNNYLQYSLFKKQEIQKNEMKRLSEYDGLTNMHNRRTLNNFIDTYNEKEEKESLGILMIDIDHFKKYNDHYGHIAGDTVIREIGYIVNNFTDEHDGFAARYGGEEFILIFENLSHDLVYSIAESICKEIRNKDIKHSASLCGDRISVSIGLYYTPSSSNNLWDAIKHADDALFKAKNEGRNKISEVE; translated from the coding sequence ATGGTGGATTTCTTTTTAAAAAATAAAAACAAAACAAACCACAATACAGACAAAAAGGATGTCTCGATTCACAGTTCCAATTACTTAAGAAGCAAATATGTACTGGCCTTTGTCGCTATACTAGAAGTGCTCATGCTCATTCTTTGTTTCGCTCAATTTGACAACTATCATCTCCAATACAGGAATATCTATGCGTTTATGTACTTTTTCTTATTCACCGTCACATCGTCGGGTTTTTTTATATTGATCATCAACAAAAATCTAGAGGACAAACCTAAGTCGGTAAATACTTTTGTAGTTATATTTGCGGAAATATTTCTATTGTGGGGCGCCGCATTGAGCATTTTAGACAATATTTTATATGCCCATCTGGTCGTTTTTGCTACCAATTTAATGTTTTGCTCCACAGCCTTCATAATTCGGCCGAAAACGTTTATAAAGATCATTTTACTTCCGGTGGCCGTTATCTTTATCGCGCTGCCATACACACAGCCATCCACAATGCTCCTGTTTGGTAATTACATCAATGCCTCGATTCTTATTTTTGCCTCAATCATGAATAATTATCTCCAGTACTCGCTCTTTAAAAAGCAGGAAATACAGAAAAACGAAATGAAAAGACTATCCGAATACGACGGACTTACAAATATGCACAACAGACGAACCTTAAATAATTTTATTGATACCTACAATGAGAAAGAAGAAAAAGAAAGCCTCGGCATCTTAATGATAGATATTGATCATTTTAAAAAATATAACGATCATTACGGTCATATTGCAGGAGACACGGTCATACGCGAAATTGGCTATATAGTAAATAATTTTACGGACGAACATGACGGCTTTGCCGCAAGATACGGCGGTGAAGAATTTATCCTGATTTTTGAAAACCTCTCGCACGATTTAGTATATTCCATTGCGGAAAGTATTTGCAAAGAAATAAGAAACAAAGACATTAAACACAGTGCCTCTTTATGCGGCGACAGAATCTCGGTAAGCATAGGCCTTTACTACACCCCTTCATCCTCTAATAACCTTTGGGATGCAATTAAACATGCCGACGACGCCTTATTTAAAGCAAAAAACGAAGGCAGAAACAAAATCAGCGAGGTCGAATAA